The Marinitoga hydrogenitolerans DSM 16785 genome includes the window TGTATCTAAGACAGTCAAAGATGAATCGGGACAAATTATAGGAGTTTTAGGAATTGACTTATCTATTAAAAATTTAGTTGAGGCATTTTTAGGAGATCAATTGTTTGAAGAAGAAACACCATATATAATTAACGAAAAAGGTATAACATTAATTCATGAAGATCCTGAAAAATGGGGAATAGACGTAAGTGCAATGGAATTCTTCACAAAAGCAACAGAATCTTTTGGTACAATCGAGTATACATATAATAATGTTATTAAGCTTGCATTTTATTATAAGATACCTGAGTTAGGTTGGACAGTTTATGATGCAATACCAAAATCGGTAATTCAAAACCAAGTATGGAACCAAACATATATTTATTTAGGTGTATTTGGGATAATAATAATAGCATTTGTTATAGGTATAATGTTTGTTAATAATGTTGTTGTCAAACCAATTTTAATAATGTCTGAAGATATGAAGAAAGTTGGAGAAGGTGAATTAAGCGTTGTTGTGAAAGTTGATTCAAAAAATGAATTAGGAGAATTAGCAAAAATAATGAACAAAACTATTACTTCTTTAAGAATATTGGTAGAAAAGGTGAAAAAATCATCGGAAATGTTAATTGAAACATCTGAAGATGTAGCGAATTCTATAGAAAAGAATGTCAAATTAAATGAAAGCATATATTCTGAAATAGATGAAATTAATGCAAAGGTGCAAGATGCATCATCATCATTAGAAGAAACAACAGCAGGAGTAGAAGAAATAGCAGCAGCAGCACAAAGCGTTTCAAGATCCACCCAAGAAGTTATGGAAAGTTCATCTGAAGTATTAGGATTAGCTAAAAATGGAGCAAAAAATATAGAAGAAGTAAAAGAAAAGATCAATAATGTAAATGAAAAAGCCAAGGAAAATGCTAAAACAGTAAAAACTTTAGCAAATGAAACAGCAAATATTCAGGAAATAGTAGATACAATTAATTCCATAACAGAACAAACTAATTTATTAGCATTAAATGCTGCAATAGAAGCAGCAAGAGCTGGAGAGGCTGGTAAAGGGTTCGCTGTAGTTGCAGATGAAATAAGAAAACTTGCTGAAGAAAGTAAAAAAGCT containing:
- a CDS encoding methyl-accepting chemotaxis protein yields the protein MKSLKTQMIWLIIVISLLPMIIFTAISTYQNYNKAFINIKGRIESSTKSRAENLKTHFKPIFDMANMLSEDANVKGSYSNKYNERTWMLKNFDNIIKHYKNYSALYLGLKDKTMLMKPDAELPSGYDPTQRPWYKAAMGKSGEVVVSEPYADASSGDILITVSKTVKDESGQIIGVLGIDLSIKNLVEAFLGDQLFEEETPYIINEKGITLIHEDPEKWGIDVSAMEFFTKATESFGTIEYTYNNVIKLAFYYKIPELGWTVYDAIPKSVIQNQVWNQTYIYLGVFGIIIIAFVIGIMFVNNVVVKPILIMSEDMKKVGEGELSVVVKVDSKNELGELAKIMNKTITSLRILVEKVKKSSEMLIETSEDVANSIEKNVKLNESIYSEIDEINAKVQDASSSLEETTAGVEEIAAAAQSVSRSTQEVMESSSEVLGLAKNGAKNIEEVKEKINNVNEKAKENAKTVKTLANETANIQEIVDTINSITEQTNLLALNAAIEAARAGEAGKGFAVVADEIRKLAEESKKATEEIAVILGKIQESAKEVDVETENVVTSITETNKMVFEIAEQFEGITGKIEQISMMIDNTAASAEEQTASTEEIAAAVDTANKSVLSVSEDVANFKGEILEQKEDFNKVAVAAKELSNLSEELESLIKQFKI